A section of the Mangifera indica cultivar Alphonso chromosome 12, CATAS_Mindica_2.1, whole genome shotgun sequence genome encodes:
- the LOC123192522 gene encoding squamosa promoter-binding protein 1-like — MDSGKAEGKRMKDQLVAEEEEEDEEEDGISGGIATAGVGEDDSKKKKGKKGAAASGGGSSTSVSCQVDNCTADMTDAKRYHRRHKVCEFHAKASAAPLNGLQQRFCQQCSRFHELSEFDETKRSCRRRLAGHNERRRKSSFDCHGEGSN, encoded by the exons ATGGACTCAGGCAAAGCTGAGGGAAAGAGAATGAAAGACCAGCTGGTGGcggaggaggaggaagaagatgaagaagaagatggaatCAGTGGGGGGATAGCAACTGCCGGTGTTGGTGAGGATGATagtaagaagaagaaaggaaagaaaggagctGCGGCCAGTGGCGGAGGGTCTTCGACTTCCGTTTCTTGTCAGGTGGATAACTGTACGGCGGACATGACCGATGCCAAGCGTTACCATAGACGCCATAAAGTCTGTGAATTCCATGCTAAGGCTTCTGCCGCTCCACTAAATGGTCTTCAACAACGTTTTTGCCAGCAATGTAGCAG GTTCCATGAGCTATCGGAGTTTGATGAAACAAAAAGGAGTTGTCGAAGGCGTTTGGCTGGACACAACGAGCGGCGCCGGAAAAGCTCATTTGACTGTCATGGAGAAGGCTCCAACTAG